The genomic segment GAATTCGCCCCAGTGGCCGAGCGAACCGATCTGGACGTAGGCGATGCGCGGATCCTCGTCGTAGCGGGCGGCAAGCGCCGCGATCATCCGCTCGTGCTCCTCGAGCAGCACGGGAAGGTTGTAGTTCGGCGCGAAGCCCGCGCCGATCTCGGACGAGTCGTACCATTTGCCCACGCCGTCCGCGGAGCCCGCCGCCTCGACCAGCTCGTCGTACAGCCAGTCGGGAATGTCTTTATGCGCCGGGTCCGACGTCGGCGTGTCCATCACGATACGAAGATTGATTTTTTTGCCGAGGCTCGCCCAGTAGGCGAACTGGTACTTTTCCTCGATGCCCGCCCAGTCGAACTCGCCCTTGACCGGCTCGAGCTCGCGCCAGCTGATGCCGGCGTACACCATGCTGTGCGACTGCGCATACGGCTCGCCGAGCGCCTTCTTCGGCACGTCCCGCGCCCAGGCGACCCAGCCGGTGTACGGATTGTTCAGCACGTCGAACGATTCGCGCGGATAGTAGACGCCCGCCTCGGACGGCTGCTCGACCAGCGCCTGCACCGCCAGCATCGGCCGGCCGACGCCGGGCAGCGCCAGGACGTTTTTCGCCGCATAAGCGACCTTAAGCCCGCTATCCGTCGTTGCCCCGATCTGATCCAGATACAGGTAGACGAGGTCGCTCGCCGCATCCGGCACGTTCTGCACCTTGCCCGATGCCGTCCAGCCGGCGCTGGCGCTGTCATATCGATAAAGCGTGTTGCGCGACACTTTGTAATCGATGCCGTCGCCCGGCCAGCGGGCATCCTGCAGACCGGTCGTGCCGTCCGCGTCGGCATCGATGAAGTATTCGTTCTGCGTGTTCAGACCGCTGCCTTGCGCCAGCAAGAACAGCTTCTCCCCGTCGCGCAGCGCGCGCAGCCGAATCGAGCCGCCGCTCGACGCCGCCTTGTTGTCGACGTCCGACCAGTCGCCGTCCCCGCCGTCGACCGCGATCTGGGCGCCGCGTTCGGACAGGGCTGCCGGATAGCGCGCTGCGCCGGAAGCCGCCGGCGCGTAGTCGGCACCAACGCCCAGCGCGACCCGCACCGTCGAACTCGCTTCCCAGCCGCTCATGTCGACGACCGTCTCCAGCACGCTTTCGCCGGACGGGGCATACACGCTCGACACGACGCTCTCCGCCGCGCCGAGCGCCTCCCAGCTCCAGCCGCTGCCCGTGCTCTTGTATGCGGTGCCGTTCTGCACCAGATAATCGGCGCCGGTACCGGCATATTGCCAGCCCTGATGGCCGGTCTCCGGATCGTTGTCCGCGTCGATGAACAGGTTTTTCTCGCCCGACAGGTCGTAGCCGTGCGCGAGCACGTACAGCCTGTCGTTTTTCACGAACGCCGACAGATCCCGGATATTGCCGGTGCCGGTCGCGATCGGACGGATGCCAGGCCACTCGGCGTCGTTGCCGTCCGCCGTCACGCGGGGCAGCGAGGGCACGATCTTCGCCGCCTGGGCGGCCGGCGCCGGCGCGTACACCTCGCCGACGTTAAAACCGATATACAGCGGCGCGGGGGCTGTCATCCCGAGCTCCCCGAGCGGGACGGACATCTCGATGACCTTTCCATTGCCCGAGCCGGACTCGGCATACTGAATGCCTTCCGCAGCGAGCTGACTCCAGCCCCAGCCGCTGCCGGTGCTGGCATACAGCGCGCCGTTTTCCATCATGTAGTCGAAGCCGTAATCCGGCCACAGCCAGTTCGTCGTGAAGCCAGTGTCCTTGCTATGGTCCGTGTCGATAAAAATGTCGTTCCAGTCGCCCATCCTGCCGCTGACCATGATGCTCAGCGTGTCGCCGTTCGCCGCGGCGTACAGCTTCGTGAGTCCGTCCGCGGACACGGCGACCGGCTCGGAGCCGGACCAATCCGCCGGATCGCCGTCGACCGCGATGTCCGGGTCGGGTCCGAAGGCTGCCGCTTCGGCCTCGACGGCCAGCATCGGCTTGCCCGCATCCGGCAGGAACGCGTTGGCCGCCGGCTCGGCATACGCCGCCTTCAGCGGGGCCGACGCGATCAAGCCAAGCAGCCCGATGTCGACCGCCGCCTCGGCGATCGTGCCCGAATTGGCGTACGCAGCCGTACCGGCCGGCGTCCACGCTCCGTCCGCATAGCGCTGCACCTGCATGCCGACGATCCGGTAATCGATGCCCGTCGCATCGCTCCACGCCGGCTCCTGCGCCCCCGTCGCCGGATCGCCGTCCGCGTCGATCAAGAAGACGCCGCCCGGATCGACGGCAGTTCCCTCCGCCAGCAAGTACAGCATGCCCCCGCGCTGCACGGCCTTCAGCAGGCTGAGCGAGCCTCCGCCCGCCGCCTCGTCCGCCGCGACCGCATCCCATTCGGACGGCGCGCCCGTGAATCTGGCCGGCGCTGCAGCTGCCGCTTCCGCCACGGTCGCCTCTCCGACTGTCGGCGCCAGGCCGGCGGCCAATGTCAATACCAGCCCCGCCGACAGCCATCTCCTAAGATGCGAGCGCTTACCTTTCTTGCCCTTGTCTTCATTCATTCCGATACCCACCTTCATTCCCTCATCCAGCTTCATTCCGTCATCCACCTTCATATCCCACGCATCCTCCTTCATCCCGTCTGCCGATCGCTTAAAAAGGCAAAAGAAAAGACAATGGGTTCTGCAGGCTTTGACGGACTGAATCAAAGTTAAATGCGGTTCCCATTGTCTTTTGCGCTATTCTTGTTGTTCGATCGATGCCGTTCGCGCCGGCGGACTTCGCGTCAAGCGACCGCCGGCGCTTCTTCTCTTATTTACCGTAAAGCGACCCGATCTCCTTCACCACGCCGTCAAGCTCGCCCTTGCCGGACAGCGCCGGCGCGAGCTTTTGCGGGATGATTTCCCACAGCAGCTTTTCCTTGCCGTCGAAGAACGGCGCGGAGATCGCGTATTTTTGCGCATCGATGAACGTCTGCTTGTTGTAGCCTTCGTCCTTGGCGAGATACGTTTCCGCGGCCGCCTTGTTGGCCGGGATCGACTGGCCCTGCTGCGCGAGCGCGATCTGGCCGTCCGGTCCGCCCAGCCAGCTCAGCAGCGCCCATGCGGCCTGCTCGTTTTTGCTGTATGGACTCATCGCGTTGCCTGCAACCTGCACGACCGTCTTCGTCTCTTTGAACTTCGGCGGCAGCACCGTGTCGAACTTGATATTGGCCTTGATGAATTCGCTGGCGGACCACGAACCCGCGAAGCTCATCGCGACCTTGCCCGTCGTCATCGTCAGGAACGGCTCCTTGGCGAGCGACTGGCTCTGGCTGAAGGTCGGCGTCACATGATGCTTGGTGATCAGATCCCGGTAAAACTCCAGCACTTGCTTGGCTTCCGGCGATTCGAGACCGAGCGACTTGTCGTCGTTCACGAGCTTGCCGCCGTTGGACTCGATCTGCGGCTCGAGCACGGAGTCGGCGGAGCCGGCCGCGTCGACCGTCAGGCCCCATTGCACGATGTTTTTGGCGTCGAAGTCCGCGTCCGCGGCCGTCTTGCCGTTACGATCGAGCGTCATCTTCTTGGCGATGTCGAGCGCCTGATCCCAGGTCAGCTCGCCGGCCGGATAAGCGGCGCCCGCCGGATTCGTCTTGGGGTCGTCGAACAGCCCTTTATTATAGTAGAGCACGATCGTGTTGGCGTCGCGCGGCAGCGATACTTGCTTGCCGTCGACCTGGTGGGCGGCCAGCACCCCGGGCTCGAAGTTGTTCGTATCGAAGCCCGTCGAGGCGATCAGATCGGTCAAGTCCTTCATCGCGCCGATCTTGGCGTATTTGTCCACGTACGCATAGCTGATCTTGTACACGTCGGGCAGATCCTTGGCCGCAGCCTGCGCGGTTAGCGCCGTCCAGTACGTGCCCCAGTCCTTGCTGACGACCTCGACCTCGACGTTCGGATATTTCTCGCTGAAGCCCTTGAGCAATTCCTTCGTCTGCTCGGTCTCCACGTTCGTTCCCCATTGCGCATACGTTACCTTGCCGGAGATGTCGGCTGCGCTGGCCGGAGCCGATGCCGATCCGGACGCCGGAGTCGATGCGCTCGCCGATGCGCCTGCCGAAATGCTGGATGCTGGAGACGAAGACGCGCCCTCGTTGTTGTTGCTGCCGCATGCCGCCAGACTCATCGTTCCGATCAGACTCAGTACCGCGAGCTGCGCGATCCGTTTCTTTGTTTGCATGTTGAGCCCTCCTTGTACGTGGATGAATGATTGACCTGCCCCTCGATGCGCTCTCACGGGTGTCCCCGGGATTACTTGATCCCGGTCATGACCACCCCCTCGATGAAGTAGCGCTGGGCGAAGAAGTAGATGACGCCGATCGGCAGCAGCGCGAGGAACGAACCGGCCGCGAGCACCGGGAAGTCGTGCGAAGTCTGGCCCATGATCATCTGGAGGCCGACGCTGAGCGTCTGCAGCTTTTCCGATTGGATGAAGATGAGCGGGGAAAAGAAGTCCGTCCACGAAAAGACGAAGGAGAAGATGAAGCCGCTCACGAGAATCGGGCTGGACAGCGGCAGAATAACCCTGGAATAGATCGTCCAGTAACCTCCTCCGTCGACGTAGGTCGCTTCGTCCAGCTCCCGCGGGATCGTGAGGAAAAACTGCCTGAACAAAAAGATGAAGTACGGGTTGCCGAGCACGTGTGGAACGATGAGCGGCAGCCACGTATCGTACCAGCCGATGTTCCGGTACAGCAGATACAGCGGGATCAGCGTCACCTGCGCCGGAATCATAAGCGTGGCCAGCACGATGGCAAACAGGAACTTGCGTGAACGCGCCTTTGTGCGGGCGAATCCGAACGCGATCAGCGAGGAGAACAGAATCGTGCCGAGACCGACGGAGCCCGCGATCGCGAAGGAGTTGCCGATCCACCGGCCCATGAGCGGCATCGATTCGAAGAGCCGTCCGAAGGCGCTTAGCGTAAACGGGTGCGGGAGAAACTCCGGCGGATATCTGAACGTCTGCTCCTGCGTCTTGAGCATCGTGGACAGCAGCCAGAACAGCGGGCCGGCGAAGATGAACAGGCCGATGAGCAGCGCGACGTATTGCAGCGGCGTTTTGAATCGGTAAGTCATGCCTATGCGTCGCCCCCTTTATCGCTCTCGTAGTAGACCCAGCGGTTCGACGTTTTCATCACGATCCACGTCAGGATCAGGATGATGACGAACAGAATCCAGGACTGCGCCATCGCATAGCCGAACTTCATGTCGCGGAATGCGGTATTGTAGGTATTCAGCATGTAGGTCGACGAGGAGTAGTCCGGCCCACCGTTGTTCAGCAGGCGGGATTCGGTGAACATCTGGAAATAATAAATCATCTGCAGCACCAGCGAGAAAAGAATCGTCGGCGAGATCATCGGCAGCGTGATGGTAAAAAATTGGCGGACCCGGCTGGCGCCGTCGATGCGTGCCGCCTCGTAGAGCTGGGCGGGCACGCCCTTGAGCGCGGCGAGGAAGATCAGGACCGGTCCGCCCGAGCTCCAGATGCCGATCGTCACGATCAGCGGCTTGCTCCATCCCTCGGAGCCGAACCAGTCCACCTTCGGGATGCCGACGGCCTCGAGGAGCTGATTGACGAAGCCGCCGTCCGTGCCGAACAGCAGCAGCCAGATGATGACCGTCGCGACGGGCGGCACCAGGTAGGGCAAGTAATAGATCGTGCGGAAAAAGCGAATGCCCTTGATCTCGACGTTCAGCACGACGGAGATCAGAATTTGGAACATGACCGTGACCGGCACGGCGATAAAAACGAAATACAGCGTGTTGCCGAAGCTTTTCAAATAAATCTGATCCTTGAACAAGTCCCGGTAGTTGTCGAACCCGATCCACTGCGGCGGCGTCACCGAGTTGTAATCCGCGAAGCTGTAAATCATGCTCAGCGCGGCCGGTCCGACGAAAAACACGAGAAAACCTACGATCCAAGGAAGGATGAACAACAAAAACGTGCCTTCCTCTTTCCACCTCGAGGTCATGCGGACTCCCCCTGTCTGTCGGCCTTAGCTCAGCTCGCTGATGTAGACGTAACGTTCTTCCTTGATGGAACGTTCGGCGGCAAGCGCGACGAGCAGCGCATCCCGGCCGATCCGGCCGTTGGCATAGGGCGCTTCGCCCGTGGCGACGGAATTCAGGAAGGCGTGCCGCTGCCGCTGGCTGCCGGTATGTCCGCCGTTCACCGAATCGGATTCGTGGTCCAGATCGATGTGGTCGCGGCTCTTGTCCTCGGGACCGAAGATGTCGATCGTCTTGTCCTTCTTGGCGATCATCTGGCCGCCGTTGCTGCCGAGCAGACCGATCTCGAGCCCTTCGTCCATCAGGTTCCTCGGTTTCAGATACATGCAGAGGCCGAGATTCGCCTTGCTGCCGTTCTCGTATTCGACGATGACCCAGGCATGGTCGACGATCGAAGTGCTCGTGAGCGTCCGGGTCTCGTAATGCGTATAGGAATTGGTGATGACGTTGGGCTGACCGTCCTTCAGCACGTGCTGGCCGCCGGACGCGAACACGCGGCGCGGCTTCGAATCGATCATCCAGTTGAAAATATCGAAATGATGGCAATCCTTCTCGATGAGCGCGCCGCCCGACTTGGAAGCGTCATAGAACCAGTCCACCGGCGGGAACGGATCGCGGAATTCCTTGCACCACATCATGGTGACGTCTCCCAGCCGCCCGGCATCCAGTTCCCTGCGCATCCGGCGATAGATGTTGGAGTAACGGTAAGTGAGGCCGATCTGCAGGATCACGCCCGCAGCTTCCGCCTTGGCGATGATCTCGTCGCATTCGCCGAGCGTCGGCGCGACCGGTTTTTCCAGAAACACATGCTTGCCGCGCTCGATAAACGGCACCGCCGCATCGCGATGCATGTAATTGGGCAGCGAGATGACGACGGCGTCGAAGGTGTCGATGTGTTCCAACAATTCCAAGTAACTCGCAACGATGCCGGGATTGTTTCTTCTTATGTACGGCATCGCCCTTGCCAAGTTGGATTCGCTCGGATCCGCGACCCAGACGATCTCGCAGTTTTCGATTTGATCGAATCCCATCGCATGGCCGGTCCCCATATCCCCAACGCCGATCAGTGCCAGCCGAATTTTATTCATCGTATATCGTGTCCCCCAACTCCGATGTGTTTGCGCCAAACTTTATTTGTTTGGATTACAATTTAAATATTATTCGAATATCAGAAAACCGTCAAGGATTATTAATGCAATTTGGATGAATTTTTCCTTGGTTTTTTGGACTTTATTTGGCGTAAATATTCGTAAAATACGATTACTTATGACGGTAGCACAATCTAACATTCGGTTTTTATCGATCTAAGCGCTTGCAGAGCCCTTGATTTAGAGAATGTGCACAAACTGCTTTTCACGCAAATTTTTCTTGCATTTTGCCGCAAATAAATCCAAAATTCCATGGAAAACAAAAGGCCCTGCACCGCATAAACGGGCAGGGCGTACGAATGGTGCCGCATCAGGTCGATTGTCTGGCCATTAACTCGAACGGAAGCGTAATCTTGACGGGAAGCGGGTACTTGTTCTGTCTGACGTCGACGAGCGTCTTGGCCGCCACCCAGCCGATCTCGAACTTGGGAATATGTACGGAGGTCAGCGGCGGCGTCGCGTACTCGGCGAAGTCGATATTGTCGATGGAGGCGATGGCGACATCCTGGGGAATGCGCAGACCGCTCTCGAATACGGCACGCATGGCCGAGATCGCCATCATGTCGCTGGCGGCCAGAAATGCGGACGGCAGCTTGGCCGGCTTTTCGAGCGTCCGCTTCATCAGCGTATAGCTTTTTTCCGCATTCCATTCCGTATCGAGGATCCATTCCTTATGGATCGCGAGTCCCGCTTCGTCCATCGCTTCTTTGTAGCCGCGGTATCTTTTTTCCTTGGTGATGTCGAGCGACCTGCCGGAGCCGCCGAGGAAGCCGATATGCCGGTGCCCCCGCGAGATCAGGTGCTGTACCGCATGCTTCGCCGCCGCCAGCCGGTCGTAGCCGACGCTCGGAATGGACGGATCGGACACGTCGATGCCGACAACGCAAGGGATATGGCGCTTGATCGCGTCGTAGACGACCGGATCGATGCTCTCGACGACGATGATGCCGTCCACCCCGCCGTCCTGGATCACCTTTTGCAGCATCTCCGGAGATTTGAGATCTTCGCCGTTGTGTATATAGGCCAATTCTCCGCCGTGCTCCTGAATGCCTCGCTCGATGCCCTCGAGAATCGGAGAAAAGTACGGATGATTGTACTTGTTCTGATTAACCGCCACGATGCAGCCGACCTTGCCGATATCGGGCTGCCGCGCGGATATCCCGCGCTTCGAGCCCGCGCCGTCCTTCGCCGTCTTGCCTGGGTTGTAGCCAAGCTGCGCCACCGCGTCCCATATGCGCTGGCGCGTGTCTGCGTTGACGGAACGGCTCGTATCGTTGTTGACGACTCTGGACACCGTGGAGATCGATACGCCCACTTGATCCGCGATATCCTTTAAAGTAGCCAATTCGGTCCGCTCCTTTGCCTTGATTTGCCCCAAACTTGTATATGGCTTTCATTATAGCCGAACCCCGTCCCTTCGGACAACCGACAATGTCGGCGCGCCACAAGAAAAGCCGCCCCGATTGTGCGTTGCGGGACGGCCTTCGCTCTGGCTGCGATATTGAAAAAATTGAACCGACGCGCCTTAAGGCGCCGTTTCCAGGAACTTCACGTCGGGCATGCGTTCCACGGCGGTGCGCATCGCGTACTCGTTTTCGAACAAGGCGACGTTATTGTCGTTCTTGTCCCTGACGAGCGTCGAGTTGATGCGGAACTTGGAGGCATCGAGCTTGTCGGCGACGATCCAGCGGGCGAACTGGAACTGCGTGCGCGCGAGCTGGATGTCGACGCCGTACTCGTTTTTCATGCGGTACTCGAAGACGTCGAATTGAAGCTGACCCACGACGCCGAGATACGTATCCTCGAACGGACCGATCGAGCGGAACACCTGTACCATGCCCTCTTCGGTCAGCTGATCGAGGCCCTTGAGGTATTGCTTCTGCTTCAGCGCATTCTTGACCGATACCTTGGCGAAAATCTCCGGCGAGAACGTCGGCAGCTCGTCGAACGTCAGGTTCGCGCCTTGCGCGAGGCTGTCCCCGATGCGGAAAATGCCCGGATCGAACAAGCCGATAATATCGCCCGGGTAGGCGGTATCGACGATGTCGCGGTCCTGTGCGAGAAACTGCTGCGGCTGGGACAGCTTGATGTCCTTGCCGGTGCGCACATGCTTGACGGACATGCCGCGCTCGAACTTGCCGGAGCAGATGCGCAGGAAGGCAATCCGGTCGCGGTGAGCGGGGTTCATGTTCGCCTGGATCTTGAAAATGTAGCCGGAGAACTTCTCGTCGTCCGGTTCGACTTCGCCTTCCGTCGTACGGCGCGACGTCGGCGCCGGGGCCAGCTGCAAGAAGTTCTCGAGGAACGTCTGCACCCCGAAGTTGTTGACGGCGCTGCCGAAGAAGACCGGCGTCAGCTCGCCCGCGCGTACCTTCTCGTAGTCGAAAGGATCGCCTGCCACGTCAAGCAGCTCGAGATCCTGCGCCAGCTGGTCGGCGAGATAATCGCCCGCCATCTCGCGGATCGCCGGATCGTTGTAGTCGGCAGCCGGGCGGACCTCGATCGTGGAGTGGTCGTTGCCCTGGAACAGCTCGACCTGCTTCTTCATGCGGTCGTAGACGCCGCACAGCTCGCGACCCATGCCGATCGGCCAGTTCATCGGCACCGAGCGGATGCCGAGCACGCGCTCGATTTCCTCGAGCAGCTCGAACGGATTCTGTCCCTCGCGGTCGAGCTTGTTAATGAAGGTGAAGATCGGAATGCCCCGCTTGCGGCATACCTGGAACAGCTTGATCGTCTGCGCCTCGACGCCCTTGGCGACGTCGATGAGCATGACCGCGCTGTCGGCGGCGGTCAGCGTGCGGTACGTGTCTTCGCTGAAGTCCTGGTGACCGGGGGTGTCCAGGATGTTGACGTTTTTGCCGGCATACTGGAACTGCATGACCGACGAAGTGACGGAGATCCCCCGCTGCTTCTCAATCTCCATCCAGTCGCTGGTCGCGTGGCGGGCGGCTTTGCGCGCCTTGACCGAGCCGGCGATATGAATCGCGCCCCCGAACAGCAGCAGCTTTTC from the Cohnella hashimotonis genome contains:
- a CDS encoding S-layer homology domain-containing protein, whose protein sequence is MKVDDGMKLDEGMKVGIGMNEDKGKKGKRSHLRRWLSAGLVLTLAAGLAPTVGEATVAEAAAAAPARFTGAPSEWDAVAADEAAGGGSLSLLKAVQRGGMLYLLAEGTAVDPGGVFLIDADGDPATGAQEPAWSDATGIDYRIVGMQVQRYADGAWTPAGTAAYANSGTIAEAAVDIGLLGLIASAPLKAAYAEPAANAFLPDAGKPMLAVEAEAAAFGPDPDIAVDGDPADWSGSEPVAVSADGLTKLYAAANGDTLSIMVSGRMGDWNDIFIDTDHSKDTGFTTNWLWPDYGFDYMMENGALYASTGSGWGWSQLAAEGIQYAESGSGNGKVIEMSVPLGELGMTAPAPLYIGFNVGEVYAPAPAAQAAKIVPSLPRVTADGNDAEWPGIRPIATGTGNIRDLSAFVKNDRLYVLAHGYDLSGEKNLFIDADNDPETGHQGWQYAGTGADYLVQNGTAYKSTGSGWSWEALGAAESVVSSVYAPSGESVLETVVDMSGWEASSTVRVALGVGADYAPAASGAARYPAALSERGAQIAVDGGDGDWSDVDNKAASSGGSIRLRALRDGEKLFLLAQGSGLNTQNEYFIDADADGTTGLQDARWPGDGIDYKVSRNTLYRYDSASAGWTASGKVQNVPDAASDLVYLYLDQIGATTDSGLKVAYAAKNVLALPGVGRPMLAVQALVEQPSEAGVYYPRESFDVLNNPYTGWVAWARDVPKKALGEPYAQSHSMVYAGISWRELEPVKGEFDWAGIEEKYQFAYWASLGKKINLRIVMDTPTSDPAHKDIPDWLYDELVEAAGSADGVGKWYDSSEIGAGFAPNYNLPVLLEEHERMIAALAARYDEDPRIAYVQIGSLGHWGEFHNYPEPLSGKFPNVAVSDRYVQHYLDGFKHKLLGMRKPFPIAAASGLGLFNDVFGDKGSTESWLSWIRDGWSDIGLYIEPGESAAEVQAASKMPDFWKTSFSGGEFTSGNPLLSLADGSIVESLREARLSHTSWLGPSAPADYEVGKGGITQDIQENMDTFRKTIGYRYVLNAVKHDGEAAAGDKLEVKTQWTNKGVAPFYYDWPVAVALADADGRVVASSVTKASGVDIRGWLPGDYEAPLPLDIPADLASGEYRVLVGILDPDTGKPGIKLAIEGDRGDDWAALDTIRIAGTARPTPAPADEVQQVASLPAPAGGKSTVAIAAGKTEVRVPADAAFALGESLAFADGGFSLELPPGVLKQLAALRADGGWQGGELYVVRRPGGEAAAKALAAASTASAVYRQAGDAYELELGVRSPAGVKTPLHQFDEGLKLTLKLAEGADRALAGIYAIPGVGAPEYVGGAARGDVVTATVNHFSVYAVLAFDRSYEDVLAGHWAAGGIKSLSAKHIVQGIGDNRFEPLRAVTRAEFATMLVKAAGLAATADAPVFPDVPADAYYAPAVRAATAFGILQGRDDGRFGPSDPITRQEAAVMLLRAYEAAHPGEAVPTSAASQSAFADAGQTAPWAEPAVGFTIDRGLLNGLPGALLAPAGIVSRAQAAAMLSRWLSI
- a CDS encoding ABC transporter substrate-binding protein — encoded protein: MQTKKRIAQLAVLSLIGTMSLAACGSNNNEGASSSPASSISAGASASASTPASGSASAPASAADISGKVTYAQWGTNVETEQTKELLKGFSEKYPNVEVEVVSKDWGTYWTALTAQAAAKDLPDVYKISYAYVDKYAKIGAMKDLTDLIASTGFDTNNFEPGVLAAHQVDGKQVSLPRDANTIVLYYNKGLFDDPKTNPAGAAYPAGELTWDQALDIAKKMTLDRNGKTAADADFDAKNIVQWGLTVDAAGSADSVLEPQIESNGGKLVNDDKSLGLESPEAKQVLEFYRDLITKHHVTPTFSQSQSLAKEPFLTMTTGKVAMSFAGSWSASEFIKANIKFDTVLPPKFKETKTVVQVAGNAMSPYSKNEQAAWALLSWLGGPDGQIALAQQGQSIPANKAAAETYLAKDEGYNKQTFIDAQKYAISAPFFDGKEKLLWEIIPQKLAPALSGKGELDGVVKEIGSLYGK
- a CDS encoding carbohydrate ABC transporter permease translates to MTYRFKTPLQYVALLIGLFIFAGPLFWLLSTMLKTQEQTFRYPPEFLPHPFTLSAFGRLFESMPLMGRWIGNSFAIAGSVGLGTILFSSLIAFGFARTKARSRKFLFAIVLATLMIPAQVTLIPLYLLYRNIGWYDTWLPLIVPHVLGNPYFIFLFRQFFLTIPRELDEATYVDGGGYWTIYSRVILPLSSPILVSGFIFSFVFSWTDFFSPLIFIQSEKLQTLSVGLQMIMGQTSHDFPVLAAGSFLALLPIGVIYFFAQRYFIEGVVMTGIK
- a CDS encoding carbohydrate ABC transporter permease → MTSRWKEEGTFLLFILPWIVGFLVFFVGPAALSMIYSFADYNSVTPPQWIGFDNYRDLFKDQIYLKSFGNTLYFVFIAVPVTVMFQILISVVLNVEIKGIRFFRTIYYLPYLVPPVATVIIWLLLFGTDGGFVNQLLEAVGIPKVDWFGSEGWSKPLIVTIGIWSSGGPVLIFLAALKGVPAQLYEAARIDGASRVRQFFTITLPMISPTILFSLVLQMIYYFQMFTESRLLNNGGPDYSSSTYMLNTYNTAFRDMKFGYAMAQSWILFVIILILTWIVMKTSNRWVYYESDKGGDA
- a CDS encoding Gfo/Idh/MocA family protein, which encodes MNKIRLALIGVGDMGTGHAMGFDQIENCEIVWVADPSESNLARAMPYIRRNNPGIVASYLELLEHIDTFDAVVISLPNYMHRDAAVPFIERGKHVFLEKPVAPTLGECDEIIAKAEAAGVILQIGLTYRYSNIYRRMRRELDAGRLGDVTMMWCKEFRDPFPPVDWFYDASKSGGALIEKDCHHFDIFNWMIDSKPRRVFASGGQHVLKDGQPNVITNSYTHYETRTLTSTSIVDHAWVIVEYENGSKANLGLCMYLKPRNLMDEGLEIGLLGSNGGQMIAKKDKTIDIFGPEDKSRDHIDLDHESDSVNGGHTGSQRQRHAFLNSVATGEAPYANGRIGRDALLVALAAERSIKEERYVYISELS
- a CDS encoding LacI family DNA-binding transcriptional regulator; the encoded protein is MATLKDIADQVGVSISTVSRVVNNDTSRSVNADTRQRIWDAVAQLGYNPGKTAKDGAGSKRGISARQPDIGKVGCIVAVNQNKYNHPYFSPILEGIERGIQEHGGELAYIHNGEDLKSPEMLQKVIQDGGVDGIIVVESIDPVVYDAIKRHIPCVVGIDVSDPSIPSVGYDRLAAAKHAVQHLISRGHRHIGFLGGSGRSLDITKEKRYRGYKEAMDEAGLAIHKEWILDTEWNAEKSYTLMKRTLEKPAKLPSAFLAASDMMAISAMRAVFESGLRIPQDVAIASIDNIDFAEYATPPLTSVHIPKFEIGWVAAKTLVDVRQNKYPLPVKITLPFELMARQST
- a CDS encoding peptide chain release factor 3 produces the protein MSKAIRDELKQEVAKRRTFAIISHPDAGKTTLTEKLLLFGGAIHIAGSVKARKAARHATSDWMEIEKQRGISVTSSVMQFQYAGKNVNILDTPGHQDFSEDTYRTLTAADSAVMLIDVAKGVEAQTIKLFQVCRKRGIPIFTFINKLDREGQNPFELLEEIERVLGIRSVPMNWPIGMGRELCGVYDRMKKQVELFQGNDHSTIEVRPAADYNDPAIREMAGDYLADQLAQDLELLDVAGDPFDYEKVRAGELTPVFFGSAVNNFGVQTFLENFLQLAPAPTSRRTTEGEVEPDDEKFSGYIFKIQANMNPAHRDRIAFLRICSGKFERGMSVKHVRTGKDIKLSQPQQFLAQDRDIVDTAYPGDIIGLFDPGIFRIGDSLAQGANLTFDELPTFSPEIFAKVSVKNALKQKQYLKGLDQLTEEGMVQVFRSIGPFEDTYLGVVGQLQFDVFEYRMKNEYGVDIQLARTQFQFARWIVADKLDASKFRINSTLVRDKNDNNVALFENEYAMRTAVERMPDVKFLETAP